CTTCGATAAAATCTTTGGCATTTGGAATTTCAAAATCAACATAATCAAATTTTTGTCGATACTCAAAGGATTGATTGTATATTTTCCCCAATTTTATGGGAAAAAGTCCTTTATGAATAAATTCCTTGTTAAAATATCCTTTAACCTGACCATGTTTTGAAAAAGAGACATTTTTTGTTATAAGAACAGCCTG
The Desulfobacterales bacterium genome window above contains:
- a CDS encoding HEPN domain-containing protein, with the protein product MNDDAKNALINYRMEKAAESVKAAQLMVDNKMLTPAMNRIYYAMFYAVQAVLITKNVSFSKHGQVKGYFNKEFIHKGLFPIKLGKIYNQSFEYRQKFDYVDFEIPNAKDFIEEVKSFLDSQNDRKNTD